Genomic DNA from Oryza sativa Japonica Group chromosome 5, ASM3414082v1:
tttttatgatGTAGCATATCCTTGTGCAAGAAAGCTTGTTGCTTTCACTATATAAGATGTTATGAGTGTGTGAGTTTGTCTTGCGTATCTGTTTGTCTCGTAACGCTGTCAGATGGGATCAACTTGTGAGTTTGTTCTTTTGAGACTGTTGCTtattataacttttttttattaaaagacaAGTTATTTCCTTGATATCCCTTGTTTatatagttttaaaaaataagtgaaCGCATAggtttgcaatttttttcaaaGTGAAAACGGAGCTTATGAAAAGGACCAGAATGCATACATCAATAAAGTTGGACCAGAATAGTGCATACAAGCAAGAAGATATAGAAAACTTGTATGCCTCACTTCGATACTGTTCCTCATACGACAACACTGGGTCGTTTCAACTAGGAATGTATCTGGCGTACCTGGTACCGCacaaatttacaaatgattttatCGTGGCTATATCGCAGTTCAGCAATGGAAAGGACAAACAATGTGGGACGGATAGAGCTCGATACAAGATAGATGCCCGTTGTGTTTTTGGCTTGATTAGGATGCTGGGCATTTATATTTTATCTAATGTATGTAACTACCCAAAATCATACTAGAGTTTCACGCAATGGGAAGACGGAATTATTGGTCTAACCAAATGCAAGGGATTTCTTTGCCAAGATTTTCATTCCTATGGTGACTTTCATATGGTGCCTCTGAATTGAAACAATTCAGCCAAAACTCCTAAGCTGTACCAAGTCAAGGCAAAACTCATACTCGTAGTTATCAAGTGAGAATGAGCCTGCACTCAACTCACTGCACCCATTCGTAATTCCACACTGAACCATTTACCAAAACCCATCACTAATTGAACTTtcaacatagaaaaaaaaatccagatcattctactactactatttcttAGACCTTTTTGAAGGAAacatcatttttgttttttcgaTTTTGACTGAATCGGTCGGAACATAGACGAGCGAGCAGAGCCATCAGTTTAGACAAGGGTAAGCCCAATCGACTCGCAGCTTGCGGCCACCGAATTCCCAGCAGTTGAGCGCCTCCACGGCCTCCTCCGCGTGCCGATGTCGCTGGAACACGACGCAGCCGAATCCCTTGCATGTCCCCCCGGAGCCTCGCGTCGGGACGTACCACATCCACAGCGGCCCGAACCGGCCGAACAGCTCAACGAGCTGCTCCGGTGGGCACAACTCCGACAGGTTGTTCACGCGGACGAGGCACCGCAGGAACCCGAGACGCCTCGCGTTCGCTTCGTCGTGCATCGGGGGCTCGCTTTGCTCTTCCTCTCTGTGCCGCGAGCACTTGTAACGGAGCGTGGTTGTGTAGTTGCCCCAGAGAGCGAGCCGCGCTCTGCATGGGAAGTACGCAGCCGGGGAAAGATAGTTGTAGGGGCACATCAGCTCCAGATGGTTTCCCTTGTCGTCTCCACAGATGTTGCAGAACTCAGTATCCGGATCCCTCCAAAAGCGTGTAGTGGAGCCTGCATCCAGAGATCATCTCAGTGTCCCATGCATATTTTCACAGGGCAGTATAAAACAACTATCTATTGCTCTCTCTAATCACAAACCTATCACTAAGGGAAAGAACATGGACAAACATAGTGATCTCTGACCAATATAATACTTTTGAGAATTTTGATTGTCACACAAAAATAGCATGGGGCAGAAATAGTTCACAATATTGTTCTTCATCTAAATTATTGCGTTACCTGCAGCTATATTATGTGTTAgtatcacaagttcacaactaATTTGTTGCATGAGGTAGCAATAACTCGGTAATTAGTGGCGAAGCCAGGATCTGATCACAAGGGGGGCCAACCTAGATATGTgagaaaaaatagagaaaaatatACACAAATTTGAAGGTTCCCATAAACAATATTTATATCATATCAACAATTCAAAAGATAGGCATATAGCTATAatgcatatatttatttattttaatttggcTTTATGAGTAGACATATCATAAGCAGTGATAATGGTCGAGCTAAAAGtctaaataaaaaggaaaatacaATAAAGCTAGATTATGGTAAAATGAGTGATCAACTATCTaccttttgcaattattaactactccctccattctaaaatataagacataaccactactaatataaatatcaagaaaaaaatattattaaccCTTTGTTTGAATTATCCCAATAAATACGATGTATGaacccaatagaattagagatcttgagAGTTAggaactaaaaagaaaaactattttaGAGATGGAAGATGATAATTaactgcatgcatgcttgcGTGCCTTGTATTGTAAAGCATTCAAGAAAAATATTTGCGccctatattttgaaatggagggtgCATTTTAGAAATTGAAAGTAAAAATGTTAGCCATATGTAAACAATACATACGATTATTACATAGTCTAAAAGGAAAAATATGACTGTATGACTACGATAAAGACCTTTGGTGCTTTTGATTAAGGATTGGTGTAGCATTTTTGCTAAACATCTGTACGTACGTGCCCATGCCAGGATAATACGGTGTCATCTGAAACTAACCTACCTAATCTAATGGCAGATTATTTGGGGCGTTCGGTGGGGTGGGGGTCAGTGGCTGTTGGGGGAGGCCAGGCCTCCTCCCGCCCCTGTCGTTAATCCTGCACTCTTGCTTCCTTGAATCTAAAAAAGTGTTTTAGATATGGGTCTACTAGGCTATGTAGCTCTACTTGCCTTCCGCGCAATGGAGTCAGTCCTATAATCAGTAGTTCAGTATGAAGAGGTCGACGAACACACCTTCCTGCCTTTTTACAAAAATGGACTGAACAACAGATGTATACGGTCAGAATGACAAATCTTTGTCCAATTCCATTCAATGCGTATTTTCAGGCTCAGTCAGCAACTTAGGCCACTAAACAAAactttttttatagaaatatgCACGCATAAACCATTGTGAGATAATTGTGCACATGTTGATATACTAGCTGCCTATTATTTACCCCAACTTTATGGTATATATAGAATCAGTATTCCGAACGATGACCATATGGCATCAGCACCCGAAAAAGAAGCTAATCTCCAGTATGTTTCTGTCACAGTATCACTGGTGTGAACATCAATCAAACAGCGGTATCTACCACGTCTAGagtagatggccatatggcatGGCACCAAGGGATTGGCATACTGAATGAGAGCCGTATAATAACATTGAAATGAAATAACGAGAGAGATTTAAGTGAGAGCAAGTAGAAGATAGTACTTTCTTCTTCCCCGCTTAATATGTACTCACAAACTCTATCTCAGCCCATCTATGCGCCCAAGCCCAAGCATGCTCTAGGGTCCATGTGTTAGTATGGTAAGATCGATGGCAAGCGGTCACATGGTATATGCACCATGATCATTGCCACGACCGTGCAAGATTATGATACCTCTTCATCGACACCTGGATGCCTCAGCAGATAATGCAATGAATATTGAATCTGTTTCATCACACTTCTGTGGCAGCAGATAGCTACCTTGATTGCTGTTTTCTTCCACTGAGGTCATTGTTTCAGGCAGTTTTAGGAAGGGTTTtaaaaggaaacaaaaccatgACTAGCGAAAACAAGTTGTGTTAGCATGAGCAAGCTGAGAACAGATTCAAAGACAAAAGAACTTGTGCATCACTTGTCTGAACTGCATTGTTTTCAATTCATACGTTTTCACCCTAACAGCCCAACACAGAGACTACATAAATAAGTATTTCAAATAATTAAACACAACAAAATCAATTGCTGTGTGGTCAGAGTTGAACACAACAACATTCGTTTCTACTTCCTAGGCTAGTTGCAGTGCGACCAGTTTTATGGTTACAATGTTTTATGTAACTTACTCTATTTTTAGACATGAAAATGAAAAGCGAGCACGCAATTAAGTTACTTACATTCCTCCTCTTCTGAGAACAATTCTACCTCCTCCTGTTGTTGCTCCCATTTACTCTTTCTTCGACGCAGAAAGAGCATCTCTTGGAGAGTAAAGAGCCTCATAAACTTGTGGAACTTGAAGAGTTGAGGTACAACCAAAGGCTGATTTACACCTCCTGAAATCAACACAGGCACAACTGATGTGTACTGTTAACTGGAAATTTTAGTCTTTGCATACTCTATATATGCAGAAAGCCATTCTATCAAATGTAGAGTTGCTTTCTGTAGGGTTCACAAGGAGAACTAAAATAATaacaaatggaaaaaaaaaagtggagtGATATGATTTAGGTTTACTTCAAAGATGCATACATAAATTAGACaaccaaaattaaaaacaaaataaattggaGTAGATTTAAAGAAACTAAACGAACGGGGCCATACTAGACATACTGATGTCAGAATGCACATGTTGCATTTGCACATTCGCTGCAAATAGGATTACTGAAGATGGGCACGCAAAGAAGAGTGCTGAATACTCATATGCAGAAAACCAAAATTAAGTGCTGAATTGAAGCTGGGCATccagggaaaagaaaaaaaaattgctgcaGAGGGGTAAGTGGGGAAGTCCGCAGATCCGCGAGAACAGTAGAAAGGAAAGCACCTTGCTGCGCAGATTGCTTCTTCGAAATCTTCTTCCTCCACGTTTTATTACAGCTGTTCTTGCCGATGCCTTCGTCTCCCCTTATCCGGGCAGGGGCCATCCTCGCTGTTCCAGCCCTCCACCCCCTCGCGGCGTAGCAAagcaggagagagagaagtgGGCGACGAAGTCAGCGGCCCTAGGGCTAGGCGATGATCAGCGGGGTACAGGGAAGATCGGAAGCAAGCAagggcgggatgcggcggcagAGCGACGGATGGGATCCCTGATGctcaagagaaaaagaaaaaaaaaatccacggaGGAGGTGAGGCCGTGAGGgtcgagagggagagagagagaatagctTGGGCCGCCGGACTGTATGACTTCCATTATGATCGGACCCGCTGAAATTTTGATCATTTTATACCTTTTACAGCCCGAAAAACTTATTGCTCTCCGAGTTGCATCGTTTTGATAAAGACACGGAGGTGAGTAGAGATCGGGCGTCTGATCgggggaaaaaaaaaatctggcgtCCGTGCCAGCCATCTGATcgggaagaaaaaaatcagagGCCCCACAGCTACTATATGCATGCACATAAATACTATAATCTGTAGTCACTGCATGCACAGAACATGCAGCCATGCATGTGTcaagttttttaaataaaatttaaactattttttctctcaaattacttatccaattcACGATCCGATTGCACTATTgaatttgttgcaattaaatctttaaaacaagaccacacattgATATAAtccgatgaaaaaaatttagcttattattgaattatttttaaatattgcacgttgttccaccaagtatataggaattgtttcactaagtagatagTAATTATTTCACTAAgcagatcgaaaatgtttcaatcgtttaaaaagctgaaacacaaccaaattaCCTCATGAAATATTTTGCTACAACGTTTGAAACAATGGTTTCTCAAAAAATTGagcgttgtttcaccttatataaaaacaatatttcagcaaatagcgaaagaatgtttagtcactgcaacatttgattcaTGCACAGTGAAACATCACgggtacactaggtgaaacattttggtggaacaaaaaatgaaacagattcccttaatagagggttttcgtaatatgtgggtgatttgttgcaaaagaatatttcaattcaacgcaacattagatatatacatagtgaaacattgtgagtatattatgtaaaacattttttgtggaaaaaaaatgaaacggattctcttaatagagggtttccgtAGTATGTGGGTAATTTGTTGTAACGGAGTATACGTAGGGACACGTGACTAGGGCGGTATGGGATAGGTGGCGGGGCGGTGCGCGCGCGTACGGTGGGAGGCGCCAGGGCGCGGGCGCCCGGCGCCCAATTTTTTGCAGCCGCGCCGGGCGCCTAACGTGGAGGATTTTCGTAAAGATACaaccttaaaaaaaagataaatttgacCACCATATTTTATTGtaatctatatagatatatcaacagatatataatttttattaaaatacgtATTAATATTAATCGGCAAATATTTTCAACGTTATTTATAGTCAAAGCTTGTAATGTTTAACCATGTCCAAAACGATAGGTACTATTAGTCCGGAAAGAGTATAAGAATAAGGGTAATTTTACCATTGGTACCTCTAGATAGCAAAAATTTTAGTTCAGAATTTAAGTAGTTCAAGGTACTTTCTCAAGAACTGAAAATTCCTgtaagaataaacactaaacactgCTAATAATTTTGGGGGGTTTGGGGATTCAGAGTGGTAGCCTAGcttggggaggggggggggagggggttaTGTACAATATTACCGTCACACTGTGATGCGAAGGTGGATGAATGCAAAATTATTGCTTATGTGAAGCGTCACGTCTACGGTCAGGTCTAGTAAAACAAGCTTTGGACATACTATGGTTCACTAAATCAACATCATGTATCTGAACATATAATTTTCAACTTGAGAGACCTAAGCAATAGCTCTGCTCAAGTTTAAGGATTGGTCATAtatttgtcgacgtttgatgtcgcgattccgatatttgcatagtatggggatcgttggtactaggatatatgcgagattgaggtaaaataGATGGGGACgaagatttttatacaggttcaggcccctgaattgtcaggtaataaccctactcctattggccgaagccggtagttgctcttattcaccataatcacaccagtacaatatttggggtagtctatctatctgttgtcgacttggAGGCCATAAAACCATCCCGTAGTCGACAATAGaatagtcttcctcctcgaatccgtgtccggcgagatctctcctgacagtatccgtagacaccgtaggggactagccatgcttatctctCAAGTCGATATCtgacgtcttgtcttggcgtatgttggcttgtatgttgatcttgtgtcttgatctattgttccgtatCCCCTCTCCtactagggggccttgtatttatacccacaggtgtccccttgtccaagtagaactaaggaaaccaatatggatacaatccgaatagtccttgtcgtttccatgtagaactctaaactcttcctatatccgaaggttgtttccatataagacatggtatgtggtgggtcctgccgagatttagtcaactactattaggtatgtggtatctataacactgacagtagcccccgacttcaatgcaaatgaacgagttcatattctcaaTCCGAAGACCTCGGaataactgttatcgagctcacgtgaccgttctcggtgagttcagagataacgttagacttcccttATCAGCCTCATGCGGGCACCTtatagggtttgtctgagtcaatctccgacgtcaaccaagaaagtacagagcatacgactaagtctctcgtcttgctgtaatcgagaatttggattgaagtcaagaaattttatctcggcgagtacaccatctcttcattccgtattccttgttgAGATCCACCAACTGttctcgagtgatcgagaaggcgcagagtctgcgacggagccttgtcaatatttgtcgtactcgccttagtcgatcttggtatagaaccatagagacatggagtcttcgacaatgtcgaat
This window encodes:
- the LOC107276785 gene encoding uncharacterized protein, coding for MAPARIRGDEGIGKNSCNKTWRKKISKKQSAQQGGVNQPLVVPQLFKFHKFMRLFTLQEMLFLRRRKSKWEQQQEEVELFSEEEECSTTRFWRDPDTEFCNICGDDKGNHLELMCPYNYLSPAAYFPCRARLALWGNYTTTLRYKCSRHREEEQSEPPMHDEANARRLGFLRCLVRVNNLSELCPPEQLVELFGRFGPLWMWYVPTRGSGGTCKGFGCVVFQRHRHAEEAVEALNCWEFGGRKLRVDWAYPCLN